The genomic region CGGCCGGAACATCGGAAGATTGCTGCGCCGTATGAAGTCCGTTTAATACGGAGATCAGTTGTTCCATATCGCGGACTCTCCGCATACTTACCCAATCAAATAATTCATACACAGCAAATGAAAAGATTGCAGTTACCAGTCCGGTTGCAGTCGTAATCATCGCTTCCCAAATACCGCCTGATAAAACCGTAATATCTACGCTGCCTCCTAAAGCGGCAATCTTCTGAAACGCTGCCATCAAACCGGTAACGGTTCCCAACAATCCGAGCAGCGGCGCAACGGCAGCGATACGGGAAAACAAAATAAACCCGCGCTCTTGTACAGCTATAATGCCCTGTACGGTTCGTTCAAAAGCTTCTGCAAGCGCTCCGGATTGGGTGGAACGATATTCAAAAAAGACCTGCCCCACACTTTCAATACATGAGTTATGCAATCCTTTCTTTTGAAATGCAGCTTGAGTAATTACCTGCTTATGCAAAAAAGCCGCTTTGCATTCTTTTAATATGCTATAAAAAAGTTTACGCTTATATTGTGTGCTTATATAATAGACCAGCCGCTCAGCTGCTGTTGCGAGTACAACAAGATATAACAGCAAAATCACATAATTTACGGCTTTGCCCTTCTGCATTAAATCGATAAAATAGTATAGTCCGTCCATAATTGCCCCATCCCGAATGTAACCTAGGGATTACTTATTTAACGGACGCAATACTACTGAAAAACATTCATAGTGTCAATAATTTTTTCTGGAATTTTTCCCAACAGAAGGGCAGACACATCGGAACAGCCACAGACGATAGCGGTTCCATGCAGTAAACAAAGAGACTATGAGTTTTAGAATAGACTTTCCGTAAGCTTTTTGAAAATAACGTTACTGGATACAAGGCGCTATTTTCAAAAGGACTTTGATACCCTGTCTGACTGATAGCGAGCCCTTGACCTAACGTAATCTTGCGCATACACTCTATAGAAATGAACAAGAAAACGGTTGCTGCCTATTGTGCCGCTTTTGTGTACGAAATAATAAAAGTTTTTTATATTGCTGCCTTTTCCGTCGGCTATCTGCAGAAGATATCCTTCTTTAAATATAGTGCACTTGCGGCGCTCTGTATGCCGGTACTTTTATGGCTGATGCTCGCATTAAATGAAAAAGACTTCCACTGGGCACTCTATGCATCCGCATTGTTCAAATTAACTGCTGTTTGCGCCGAATTCCTCTATATTTTTCAGCGGGGATTTGCTATAATAGGGATTGTCTTTAACTCGGCACCGAGCAACGGCAGTCTCGATTTTTCAAAGGGAGTGCTTTTTTTCCTTGCAGCCGATACGGTGTTGCTGTTTTATTCATTTATAAAAGGGAGTGTGTATTATGCAAATAATACCGATTGCTAGCGGAAAGGGCGGGGTCGGAAAAAGTCTTCTTTCCGCGAATCTTGCAATTGCCCTCGGACAGGCAGGAAAAAATGTTCTGGTTGCCGATCTGGATTTAGGCGCATCGAATCTTCATTTGGTTCTTGGGCAGCAATCGAACGCGCACGGAATCGGTACTTTTTTGTCGGGAAATTCTTCATTCGGAGATATTATTGTAAATACGGGGTATCCGAACGTACGTTTTGTTCCGGGCGACTCCGAAATTCCCGGCTTCGCAGCCTTAAAAGCCTCCGATAAAAACAGCTTAATCAAAAATATGCTTAAAATGGATGCAGACTACTTGATTCTTGACCTCGGTGCAGGAACACACCTCGGTATTCTGGATTTCTTTTTACTTTCCCCGCAGGGCATTGTCGTTACCGCACCATCGGTTACCGCGATACTGAACGCGTATCTTTTCTTAAAAAATGTCGTATTTCGTATGCTTTACGGAGCTTTTAAGCGGAACAGTCCGGGTTTTAAATACCTTGAAAAGCTCAAATCCGATTCCTCGTCCATGCAGCGAATGTACATTCCTCGCATCATTACCGAACTCGAAAAAATCGATCCTAAAAACACCGAGCTTTTTTTGTCCAATCTGCATAAATTTAAGCCCCGGCTTATTATGAATATGCTCGACGATCCGAAAGATGCCGACAAAGCCTTAAAGATCCGCCGGTCATGTCAGGAATACCTCAACATCAATCTTGAACACCTCGGTGTTATTTACCGGGATACAATACAGGATACGGCGCTTGCATCACGTTTACCTGTCATCCTATACAAACCGCAAGCTATGATTTCTCAGGCAATCTACCGCATTGCCGACAAAATTCTACAGTCCGAAACCGAAACTTTTCAAAATGTGGCGGATTACGCCGAATATACCGATGAGACATTTCAGTCTGCCGAATTGGAAGCCGAAACCGACTTCCGCTCAAAGATGGGCTATATCGAAGACCTTATCGGCAGTGAAGCACTGTCAATGAACGATATTGCCGAAATGCTCAAGAGCCAGCAATATGAGATTTCCGTTTTAAAGAAAGAAAATGCTTTGTTAAAGCGGAAAATAAAAATAGCCCTTGAACAAGGGTATCGTATATAAGCGGTATAATATGAAGTGGACGATAAAACAAAACGAAAAAATTAAAAAGTGGTATTTTTCCGTCAGCGGCGTAGACAATAAAGAAAACTGCGTATTTCCCGCCTATGAGGAAATAGTTGAACAGGCAAAAAAAGAAGGGGTGTCTACCGAAAACCTTATTAATGCACAACAGTTTGAACGTTACTTTGATAAAATAGTGTATGGAACGACAGTACCGCTTCCCCTCGAAATCGAGCTTGATCCATCCTTCGATACGCGGCTCATTATCGATCCGGACAAAACAAAAGCAACGCTCTATATACGGAAAGCAAAAGACGAGCCGCACAATATCGATAAAAAATTGATTACAACAATGCTGAATAACAGCCAGATTGCAAACATCGATTTTAAAGTGCTGGATCAAAAAATAGATGCTTTTATCGAAGCTCCCGATCGGGAAATTGAGCTTGTCATTGCAGAAGGCACACTACCCGGACGAGGAAAAGACCGGTCGCTTATTCCGCACATTACGAAATTGGATGAGGCAGAAGATATTCTGCTCCGCAAGAAATTGCTCCATGCAGTGGGAACAGCTCGTGAGCAGCCGCAGATGATATACGACAAAGATTTCCCGCTTTCCGAAGCACAATCTCTTTCCATCGTCGCAAAACATGATCTACTGTATGAATTTTCAAAATCGGAACTCGGGACAAGTGGAGCGGATATTTACGGGAATACTATTCCGGGGTTACCGGGCAACGATCCTTTTGTGCTGGATTTACGGAATATCACGCAAACGAATGACGAATTGAAGGCCGGTTGCAATGGAATCCTTTTATCGGCGGAAAGCCCTGACGGCCTCAAGCTACGTATTATCCCGTATAAAGATGCTACGGTCAAAGCTGTTATCAGCGACGACAAAATGGAAGCCTCTCTCATTCTCGAATCGGGAAGAGGGGCAGGAGCACGCCTTTCGCTTTCTCGCTTAAAAAAAGCATTGGACGAAGTGAACCTGCCTCCTGATCGGTATACCGACAAAATACTGAAAGACGCTATTTACGAAGCACGACTTTCTTCCGCACCGGTTAAATTTACCGTCAGTAGGGGTATACAGCCGGTTGCCCCGCATTCGTACCAATTCGACTGGAAGGTTGATTTCGGGTATTCAAACAGTGTTTCGGTAAAACGGGGAGAAACCCTCCTGGAAACACTCTTTCAGGAAGCCGGCGAAAAGGGCTCCGATGTATTCGGAAACACTATAGAAATCAATCAGGCAGCACTGTTAAAACTGCCCCAAACCGATAACACCATCCGTGTTATTAAACAAGGAAGAAAAATTTCGTTCGTAGCGGCTGTGCATGGGGAGTTGATACGTACCGGTGAAAAGCTCAAAATACTCAATTCAAAGATTATCGATACGGATGTAAATAAAGAAACCGGCGATATTATCTTTGCCGGTGATGTGATTATCAACGGGGATATTGATGCAGATCGCAGCGTAAAAGCGGGCGGCTGTTTAACCGTCAACGGAGATGCAGGCGTATCGCTGGTGTACACTAAGGAATCGCTTTTAATGAACGGCGGCATACGGGGAGAAAGCCGCGGCACGGTGTGGGCAAAGAATACGATGGCGCTCCATTTTGCCGAAACGGCACGGCTATTTGCAGGCGGTAATATCTATATCAATGAGTACAGTTTCCGCTGTGTCGTTAAAACAAACGGTCAGCTGATTATGACCGGAGAGCCCGGTAGTTTTATCGGCGGAAATGCTCATGCGGCTCATGGTATCAATGTGCGAAATTTAGGGGATTACAAAACCGTCCGTACGATTATTTCATTTGGACAAGACTACCTGATAAAAGATAAGATAGAGGTATACGAAAAACAGACACAGGACAACCTGTTGGAGCTTGCCCGCATAGAAGGGGAATTAAACGACTCGGAAACCCCTGCCGACCGTATCCAAGAACTGCGGGAACAAAAAGTCATCTTACTTAAATCAAACACATCTCTCGGCATAAAGATTTTTAAGCTGAAAGAAAATTTTGAATCGCATATTTCTTCGGAAATAAAGGTAACCGGCACCGTGTACCCCGGCGTTATTTTGGAAAGTCACGGCAGATATTATGAAGTACGCGAACCGGCTTCTCATGTCATATTCACTTTCGATTCAAAACAGGGCAGGATAGTCTGTAAGCAAATTGAAGATAAAATCGAGTTTACGGCGGAATAAGAGGTATTTTTATGATTTGTGCTATTCAATATCCGTCGTGGATACAACCGGAGATTATTCCGGGCTTTCCCTTTTTACGATGGTACGGGTTTATGTACCTCGTTGCCTTTACAATCGCATTCGTACTGTTTAAGGTACAGGTTAATAAAGGCGAATTACAACGGTATGCAAAAAGCGAAAAGCCTATCACGAATGAAGATATTATTGACTTTTTTACCTGGTCGCTTTTCGGACTGATGCTCGGTGCCCGCATTTTTGCAACGCTGGTATATGAGCCGGAATGGCTTTATTGGCAAAAGCCGTGGTTGATCTTTTGGCCGTTTTCCAAAACAAGAGAATGGACGGGGCTGCAAGGGATGTCGTATCACGGAGGTTTTATCGGCTGCTTCTTAGGCGCCTTTCTGTGGACAAAGCGGCATAAGCAGGACTTTTTTGCATGGGCGGATACCGCAGCAGCGGGAATACCGCTTGGCTACACCTTCGGAAGGCTCGGAAACTTTTTCAACGGCGAACTCTACGGGCGTATTACGACAAGCCCCATCGGTATGCTCTTTCCGTCGGTACCGCTCCACGACTGCTTCCCGGTTAAAGAAGCATGGGTACGGGAGTTTGCAGCAAAAGCAGGAGTCGCCATACAGGAAGGCGCGCAGTATGTCAACCTACCCCGCCACCCGAGCCAGCTGTATGAGGCACTTTTTGAAGGAGTACTCCTCTGGATTGCGGTATGGCTGGTACGCAATAAAAAACCGTTTAACGGCTTTTTATTTTGCTTCTACACCATCGGTTACGGGGTTGTTCGTTTTTTCATCGAATACTTCCGCCAGCCCGATTATGAGCTGGGCTTCCGGATTGCTGCTGCTGCGGACGAGGCAAATATCTATCTTTTTAGCTCGTTCAAAAATATTTCTACCGGACAAGTCTTTTGCTTTATGATGATTGCAGGCGGATTTATCGGTATCGCTCTTTTAGCTCGGTACAATCGGAAGAAGAACCGTGGATAAGCCCCTGTTGCCTACAAAAAAACAAAACGATAATTTTACCTTTTCACTCCTTCCATTCGGTACGCGGACAGGGTACGCCGTTATGTTGCTGTGCATTGTTGCGGCCTCAGCCCTTATGTATAGTGAACGGCGCCAGCTGCCGATTTTGGGAATCATACTGAGCTGTTTTGCATTGTTTGTGCTATGCTACGTAGATCGGTGGCGCTTTAACTGCACGAAAAAAGACCATAGAGTATCGGGTGGGCCTTGTTTTTCTTGCTCTGCGCAAGCAGTATTCCTTCTCAGACATCGAAAAAGTCGAAACTGAGCGCTTTGTCAAAGGTCTGTTTAAAACAGAGTTTATAAAATGTATGCTGTGTTTACGTACCGGAGAAAAAAAAAAAACCGTCGCCATTTTTCCGGCACGCAACAAAGCGCTCGAACGACAGTGGAAAACACTCTCGGCGTTTTTCGCCGATTAAAAAAAACAATTAAAAAAGGGAGAGAATATGCGCTGTCCGTATTGCGGAAGTGTTGACGACAAAGTGGTAGAGTCCCGAACGCTCGGGCAAGGCGATTGTATCAGGCGGAGACGAGAATGCCTCAGCTGCGGGTACCGCTTTACCAGCTATGAGCGGATAGAAGAAAAACCGCTGATGGTGGTTAAACGAAACGGACGGAGGGAACCCTTTGACCGCGCGAAATTGGAACGCGGCATCGAACGTTCGCTGGAAAAACGTCCCGTTTCGATGAACGAAATTGAAAACATCGTCAGCGATATTGAAGATGCGGCGGTTATGAATAGTAAGAGCGCGAAAGAAATCAAGAGCACGGAACTGGGCGAAATGGTACTTGCTCGTTTATACACCGTAGATAAAGTGGCATATATCCGGTTCGCATCGGTATATAAGAAATTTAATGACCTTGATGAATTTATCAATGAGGTGAAAAAAATACATGAGCATCTTTAAAAAACTGAGATTTTTAGAGATGCTCACATGTCAAATATGGGGAGGAAGAAAAACATGGATCAAGCGGTATTTCCTGAATGGACGGCCTTTTTAGGAGACACAACGATAGAAACAAAGCCGGTATTGCGGTCGGTAGTAAAACGGTCGGGTGATATTGAAATCTTTAATCGGAATAAAATAAAGATAGCGATTCAAAAAGCAATCGAGGCGGTTACCGGTTCGGCGGATGAAGAAAAAGCCGATTCGCTGACGGCTGCGGTGGAAGAGAAACTGACAGAGTTGATGGCTTCGCGCCATGCTCATTCTATTCCCGCAATCGAGGAAATTCAGGATATTATCGAAAATGTTTTGATCGAACGCAATGAAGCAAAAATCGCAAAGGCTTTCATCCTCTACCGTGCAAAACGGGAAGCTGTCCGCGATGCGGAGCGGCTGATGATCGATATCGACAAAACGATGAATGGCTACTTGAGTAAAAGCGATTGGCGGGTGAACGAGAATGCCAATGTCAACTTTTCGCTCGGCGGTCTTATCTTACATAACTCCGGCACGATAACGGCAAACTACTGGCTTAAAAATATCTACACACCGGCAATCGCCGAAGCGCATCAGACAGCCGCTTTCCATATCCATGATCTTTCGATGTTTTCGGGCTATTGCGCGGGATGGTCGCTCCGGCAGCTTATCCAAGAGGGTTTAGGCGGTGTTCCCGACAAGATTACGTCGAAGCCTGCGCGCCATCTTTCCACCCTCATTCAGCAAATCGTAAACTTTCTCGGCATTATGCAAAATGAGTGGGCGGGGGCGCAGGCATTCAGTTCTTTCGACACCTACCTCGCACCCTTTGTCAAAGCTGATAAGATGGACGAAAAGAGTGTAAAGCAATGCCTGCAAAGCTTTATCTACGGGGTTAACACGCCGAGCCGTTGGGGGAGCCAAGCACCGTTTACCAATATCACGCTCGACTGGACATGCCCCAAAGATCTTGCCGATAAAAAAGCAGTAGTCGGCGGAAAGGAAACCGATTTTACCTATGGCGATTGCCAAGCGGAAATGGATATGATCAATAAGCTCTTTATCGAGCTGATGCTTGAAGGCGATGCGGCAGGGCGCGGCTTTCAGTATCCTATTCCGACCTACAATATTACCGAAGATTTTAAGTGGGATAGCCCGAACGCCGCCCTCCTTTTTGAGATGACGGCAAAATACGGGACTCCGTATTTTCAGAATTTTATCAATTCGGATCTTAACCCGAGCGATGTCCGCTCCATGTGCTGCCGTTTACAGCTGGATAAGCGAGAGCTGCGGAAACGAGGCGGCGGTCTTTTCGGCTCCGATGAATTTACCGGCTCCATCGGCGTGGTTACCATCAATATGCCGCAAATCGGCTACCTTGCGCGTACGGAAAAAG from Treponema vincentii harbors:
- a CDS encoding ribonucleoside triphosphate reductase; the encoded protein is MDQAVFPEWTAFLGDTTIETKPVLRSVVKRSGDIEIFNRNKIKIAIQKAIEAVTGSADEEKADSLTAAVEEKLTELMASRHAHSIPAIEEIQDIIENVLIERNEAKIAKAFILYRAKREAVRDAERLMIDIDKTMNGYLSKSDWRVNENANVNFSLGGLILHNSGTITANYWLKNIYTPAIAEAHQTAAFHIHDLSMFSGYCAGWSLRQLIQEGLGGVPDKITSKPARHLSTLIQQIVNFLGIMQNEWAGAQAFSSFDTYLAPFVKADKMDEKSVKQCLQSFIYGVNTPSRWGSQAPFTNITLDWTCPKDLADKKAVVGGKETDFTYGDCQAEMDMINKLFIELMLEGDAAGRGFQYPIPTYNITEDFKWDSPNAALLFEMTAKYGTPYFQNFINSDLNPSDVRSMCCRLQLDKRELRKRGGGLFGSDEFTGSIGVVTINMPQIGYLARTEKEYFDRLDYLMELAKTSLQIKRKVIQRLLEGGLFPYTRRYLQHLNNHFSTIGICGMNESCLNFLGETIVGDAGKAFAEKVLTHMRKRLADFQEQTGDLFNLEATPAESTSYRLARHDKQQFPDIITSGERDPYYTNSSQLPVSYTADVFEALDHQEALQRKYTGGTVFHIFLGESIKEWQACRDLVKAVASHYRIPYFSISPTFSICPTHGYIDGEHFECPLCKREKEAELEARLRELEAEREALGY
- a CDS encoding P-loop NTPase codes for the protein MQIIPIASGKGGVGKSLLSANLAIALGQAGKNVLVADLDLGASNLHLVLGQQSNAHGIGTFLSGNSSFGDIIVNTGYPNVRFVPGDSEIPGFAALKASDKNSLIKNMLKMDADYLILDLGAGTHLGILDFFLLSPQGIVVTAPSVTAILNAYLFLKNVVFRMLYGAFKRNSPGFKYLEKLKSDSSSMQRMYIPRIITELEKIDPKNTELFLSNLHKFKPRLIMNMLDDPKDADKALKIRRSCQEYLNINLEHLGVIYRDTIQDTALASRLPVILYKPQAMISQAIYRIADKILQSETETFQNVADYAEYTDETFQSAELEAETDFRSKMGYIEDLIGSEALSMNDIAEMLKSQQYEISVLKKENALLKRKIKIALEQGYRI
- the lgt gene encoding prolipoprotein diacylglyceryl transferase — translated: MICAIQYPSWIQPEIIPGFPFLRWYGFMYLVAFTIAFVLFKVQVNKGELQRYAKSEKPITNEDIIDFFTWSLFGLMLGARIFATLVYEPEWLYWQKPWLIFWPFSKTREWTGLQGMSYHGGFIGCFLGAFLWTKRHKQDFFAWADTAAAGIPLGYTFGRLGNFFNGELYGRITTSPIGMLFPSVPLHDCFPVKEAWVREFAAKAGVAIQEGAQYVNLPRHPSQLYEALFEGVLLWIAVWLVRNKKPFNGFLFCFYTIGYGVVRFFIEYFRQPDYELGFRIAAAADEANIYLFSSFKNISTGQVFCFMMIAGGFIGIALLARYNRKKNRG
- the nrdR gene encoding transcriptional regulator NrdR — its product is MRCPYCGSVDDKVVESRTLGQGDCIRRRRECLSCGYRFTSYERIEEKPLMVVKRNGRREPFDRAKLERGIERSLEKRPVSMNEIENIVSDIEDAAVMNSKSAKEIKSTELGEMVLARLYTVDKVAYIRFASVYKKFNDLDEFINEVKKIHEHL
- a CDS encoding FapA family protein, which encodes MKWTIKQNEKIKKWYFSVSGVDNKENCVFPAYEEIVEQAKKEGVSTENLINAQQFERYFDKIVYGTTVPLPLEIELDPSFDTRLIIDPDKTKATLYIRKAKDEPHNIDKKLITTMLNNSQIANIDFKVLDQKIDAFIEAPDREIELVIAEGTLPGRGKDRSLIPHITKLDEAEDILLRKKLLHAVGTAREQPQMIYDKDFPLSEAQSLSIVAKHDLLYEFSKSELGTSGADIYGNTIPGLPGNDPFVLDLRNITQTNDELKAGCNGILLSAESPDGLKLRIIPYKDATVKAVISDDKMEASLILESGRGAGARLSLSRLKKALDEVNLPPDRYTDKILKDAIYEARLSSAPVKFTVSRGIQPVAPHSYQFDWKVDFGYSNSVSVKRGETLLETLFQEAGEKGSDVFGNTIEINQAALLKLPQTDNTIRVIKQGRKISFVAAVHGELIRTGEKLKILNSKIIDTDVNKETGDIIFAGDVIINGDIDADRSVKAGGCLTVNGDAGVSLVYTKESLLMNGGIRGESRGTVWAKNTMALHFAETARLFAGGNIYINEYSFRCVVKTNGQLIMTGEPGSFIGGNAHAAHGINVRNLGDYKTVRTIISFGQDYLIKDKIEVYEKQTQDNLLELARIEGELNDSETPADRIQELREQKVILLKSNTSLGIKIFKLKENFESHISSEIKVTGTVYPGVILESHGRYYEVREPASHVIFTFDSKQGRIVCKQIEDKIEFTAE
- a CDS encoding MotA/TolQ/ExbB proton channel family protein, which encodes MDGLYYFIDLMQKGKAVNYVILLLYLVVLATAAERLVYYISTQYKRKLFYSILKECKAAFLHKQVITQAAFQKKGLHNSCIESVGQVFFEYRSTQSGALAEAFERTVQGIIAVQERGFILFSRIAAVAPLLGLLGTVTGLMAAFQKIAALGGSVDITVLSGGIWEAMITTATGLVTAIFSFAVYELFDWVSMRRVRDMEQLISVLNGLHTAQQSSDVPAGDTEHCNETV